The nucleotide sequence TGAGTTGGTGGGATGACCATAAATgattaaagaaggaaatacttGGAGAGGACACAGACATGCTGGTTGGGGACTTTGAAACAGGGAAATCTTGGAAGGTAGTAGGCTATAAAGTTGCCCAGGGGACCTAGAGTCCAACCTACCCCACAGCCACTGTCTTTCCCCTGAAGAAGACTGAAAGAATTAATTAGTATCTATAACCAGCTTTATGTCGGTCAAGAACAAACTTCTCCCTGGGCTCTGTTCAGATCAGGCCAGATGATCATGGATGacttaaaaaattccatttattgACCTCTAAATATAATAAAACTAAGTGTTCTGCACAAGTATTTTAAGAGGACTTCAAGTTTGTTTCCACTGCTACGTTCACTGAAGTCagttctcttttgtttctgtagCCTCTGTATCTGTTTTCTGAGCTGCTAAGAGGACTTCTTGTGCCCGTTTCCGTCGCAGCCTCTCAGCATTTGTGATCACCATCGGGTGCAGAGGGAAAAAGCCAGAAAGACCTAAAAGTAACAGGATTTTCATTCATTATAACAATACAAACTAATGTTTACCTGGGAACTTAGTCTCACTGAACTGAAGTCTAGCGGAGATTTGATCCAAGACAAAGATTGAAAACAAATTCCTCACTTGCCAAAATGTTTTTACCTCTTCCCCCAGCTCCCTTCCTTCCATTTACTGCAAGGTCACAATGGATGTTGTCTACTTCTTAACACTATTTTCCTTACTTGAAAAAATGATCAACTGACAGTCATGCAAGACACAccattcccatttttttttttagcataaaatCTCAGTCATCCAAAAGGTCTCATGAAGTCTCTACAAAAGGAATCTCCAGATTTCAACTGGCAACTAGATCAATTTCAGTTCTCCCTCCAGTCCTGATTAGCCTGGAGATAGTGAAAATCATTCTTAATTCTCATCATCTTGGAAATGACTTCAATTTAAAATCCCCTCAAAGAGGTAAGCTAGCTGAGTTACCCAGAAGCTTTTCCACAGGCTTTGACAGGTGGGCTCCACAGCCAATCCAATGCCGGATCCGGTCCAGGTTGAGAGCAACGAGTTTCTCCCCATGACTGTTGGGCATTGGATCATAGGAGCCCAGCTGCTCTACGAAACGGCCATCCCTGGGACACTTGTTGTGAGCAGCCACGATGCGGTAGAAAGGCCTGTTGGTACAGCCACCAAGCGCAAGGCGGATGGTTAAGTGGCCTCCACGGTAGGCCTTGCAAAGGACAGTAGCTGTAGACAAATAAATGGTTAAGACACAAAAATCGAGTGCACAAAATGCAGAAAATGAAATGAGACAACCCCCTTCATCCACTGAaatgtccttgctgctgctgcttagtcgctttagtcgtgtccaactctgtacgaccctatggactgcagccagccaggctcctctgtccatgggattctctaggcagactattggagtgggttgcctgtgccctccaccagggtatcttcccgatctagaaatagaacccgggtctcctgcactgcaggcagattctttacctctgagccaccagggaaacccaaaatgtCCTTCCTTTCAACCAATTCTTGTCAGTCTGACTCAGAAACCCTTTCTTTGTGAAACTCTTCTTAAACACTCCAGCTATACCCAACGCACTCAACACAGGCCTGCTATTTACTGTCTCTGGAACAAGCTGAAGCCCagctgcctcatctgtaaaatgaacgCCATTTATCTCATAGGAGTTCAGCGAAAACTTTAAAAGCGAACAAGAAAACCACTGAGGGCAGAATCAAACGTGTGCAGTTTCAGGTACGGACTGTCTCTAGCTCGTCTAGGAGAGCGCAGCTCCAGTCAGTCCACACTCC is from Bubalus bubalis isolate 160015118507 breed Murrah chromosome 4, NDDB_SH_1, whole genome shotgun sequence and encodes:
- the MRPS16 gene encoding 28S ribosomal protein S16, mitochondrial — protein: MVQLTTVLCKAYRGGHLTIRLALGGCTNRPFYRIVAAHNKCPRDGRFVEQLGSYDPMPNSHGEKLVALNLDRIRHWIGCGAHLSKPVEKLLGLSGFFPLHPMVITNAERLRRKRAQEVLLAAQKTDTEATETKEN